The DNA sequence TGCTTTTTCATTCTACCGTgtttcttgttttcttttgtttaattAAAATTATAATGTTTTCAAATAACCATGCTTATAATTAATTAAACTAAGGAATGTAAGACCGTATAAACATGGATGGAGGAAGGACATTTTGgacttttgtgtcttttttgtcTATCATGTGGCTGTTTGAGGAAATAGTAATGTCTTTTATGGTAATTTTAAGACACGGCAACAGAAGGCGTGAGAACAGTAAATCATTTTGGGGGGTCATTTTCTGTGGCAAGCTTTGCCCCTTCGGTATAGTGCGGCACCACACCATAATGCGCGCATCAGCTATTTCGATCTACAACACAACTTGGGAAAACTATGTACAATACCAAACCATACTGCAGTATTTAAGGACTTTTGTTAGCAAGTGTGATAAAAGTTTGTAGCTGGGATGAACCATCTGACCAATGGAAATTCATGTCATTATTCATTTCAGGTAATGTGCCAATGGTTAGAAAAGGTATCCAAACATGCACATGCTCTTTTTTCTATTACATCCATGCCTAATAGCATTTAGAaagccaaaaaaaagaaaatttggaGGAGGCAAAATTGGCCTTTTCTCCAAAGCATTGCTGTCGGCCTGACAATTTTGCAGGTCAGGGAAGAAAGCAGCTCCTCCATGTGAAGACAGTTAAATGAGGTGATCACAGTGAGAGATAATGTGGAAGGAGTCACCATTCTTTTTGTACCTCTTTCAGTTGATCCattctttgtcatttgaggcacAGCATTGCCCTCTGCTGTTCAGTCTTTCACTTGGTGTTAATACTTCGGGTAAAAATATCCTTAAGGAATCAAAAAATAATTCACTGTCGTTGAGAACCGTGAGTGAGGGTTTTTAGGCATAGCCAAGATTTACTTTTTATTAACATTATCACCCAatagttgatgttttttttttgttaaagtgCCTTTGGatgcttcaaaataaaatgtgttcctGACATTATTGTTTAGAATATAGACAGAGATGTAGAAATAGAAAGGAGTTTTTCCACAACCTTTTAGGAAAAATTAACAGCTATTACAATGATAAAAAAATGTCCTAAATGTTCTGGGATTCTGTTTTCATGTCCTCCATGTGCTTTGTAAGGTGTTTGAAAATCATTATTTCTGTTGGAGTAATCATCACAAAAGCTGCATATTTTTTAAGAGTCAAATAAAATACAGAAATTGTAAGAATGGTTGTTACACAGATATAGTTAATTACTACATTTCTTTAAGAGTGGCCTTGCATCCAAAACagcatattaaaaaaacatatcCCAATCTGTGTGTGTTCCTTTGCCAAGAAAAAGTCTAATAAAGCAAGACTTGACAAGAAACACAACAGAATCCTCACTGTTGAGACATCTTGTTTAATAAACTCTCTGTAATCACTGCCTCTATTTGCCTTTCTCACAATATTAAAAGCAATCCATCACAGCTGACAATGATAAGTTGAAGAGGCCCATGCAGCTTCCTTTTAGTATTATCTGGATATCAAACAGTGATTTGACacccatatatatttttttaaacagttgGAAGGTGTTCTTGCTGCAGAACAAAGGCAGGTCCAGCCCACTTCATGATCTGGTttctattattatcatcatcatccctAGACGGATAATAGAATTCAAACGCTTGTTGCGGGTCTCATATGCAGGTGACAGGGATTATGGTAGCTAAGCAAAAGGCCTGAAAGTGTCTGTCGGATCAGATCACCTGGTAATGAAAttatgtacagtacagtactaAAAACTTACATGACAAATATTTAACTAAGTCATCGCCCCAAGCACTATTTACATTCAAGTGTGACTCTTTTGAAAATGAATAACATTTATTAGCGGTCAGCAGTGCtctttttgttgaaaaaaaatttcAGACTTGAATTTCAGGCTTGAGCCTGACGCTCAGTTGCCTTAAACCACCGGTCACCAAccattcttaaaccgagagctacttcctgggtacagtttgacacacacttctgaaatagccaatttgctcaatttggctttcactgtgttattattgtcatttccagttcacatgtgtaAGTTcattcaaaccttggtttttgaccacaatccgttccagaaggcggtttgagaagtgaatcggtcgaattccgaatctatttttcccattacaaatagtgggaaaaaatttaatccgtttcaagacaaaaaagccCCGCTTTTTTTAAGCATATTTTCATTTGCGAATATTTGTCCGAttgtgcaactgcagcgcaccgctgaacgcgcaaccgtagcgcgtcgcccaccgcgctggtcgcatttttgtgacagagccgtcgctgaaattcagaaaataattttaaagtcctgatgtactttccaaattttaagtgaacctaagtgcgcagggagcttaattctgtccgatcgcgcaaccgcagcgcgccgggcgctcactgtcgcattgctttaagagcgtctttgtgttttaggatggctttactgttcccacttgctttctttggaggcatgattaggggttaatacaatcctcaaagtaacgaaagtacaataacaacggagtcagtcggcatccgggccgcgcggtcgggttttctcgggtcctcccggctcatctcgcgaggttcgacctccgaattttgttcgacaaccgaagcaaagaaatctcgaattttttgttagaattccgatttgtttgataaccaggacgttcgtaaaccgaggtttgactgtaaaataaatagatgaagATCACTGACAAGtggcgctatttgagctaattttagaacagtcctgcgggcgactcatgcggtcctcacgggcgacctggtgcccgcgggcaccgtgttggtgacccctgccttAAACTAACATCACAATCAGACAAAGTATTATATGCAGCTCTTGTATGGGATCTCATTGTATTGTGCAGGTGCAGCAAATGCAAATAAAAGGCTAAACGAAACTATGGAATTGTGTTGCCCTCCACCCAATATATTTCATGTAACAAGGACATGCTCCGATAAAAAAGTCACCTAAACTGATGAGTGCCATTAATCATATCactaattaggtaaaacatgcgCTGCATGTCTCCGTTAATGTATCATGATTACAGATGCTTGTATGGATACAGGTTTACTGGCTTATCTTAGCGCATCAGTAGTAAATCATCTAAATGAATTGTGTGCTCGCCGATGATATCCGATACAAGGGCTGTATCAAATGTTCTACAAGTTTAGAATGTTCCGTATTGATTCTCAGAGAGGTATTCAATACACAATGTCAGAGCTTTGTTTTCAAATGCTGGCTTCCTCAATTAGTTACATAACAGAGTAAAAAGAATATATAATGAACGTCAATTAAAACTCAACATTATCACTTTTGTTAAGGTAGAATATTAGACACAGTTCCTACATTGCATATCATGGACATGGTTATCATGCACATGGTTCAAATGTCTATCATTGGTTGTAGCTAGTCAATGTactgttttattaaaaaaaaaaaaagatgatgacaCCTCTTGCGCAGTAATTGCCTATAATGAGATAACGCAATCTATGAATTTAAAAGAAGGTTAATATCAGGTCAAACTCTTTTACGTTCGCCTTAAAGAGGCTTAGAGGGTATATGAGTTTGGGCGGTTGTTCTGTAGGAGAAGAGCTACATAAAGACACCGGCAGAGTTTAATTTGGTTGGATTGGGATATCTCATttgtgtgcatctgtgtgtcAAGAGCAGTCAATGTAATGAAATCAACCAGTCAAGTATTGAAAAAAATACCTCATTGAAAGTCATCTTATTGTTTTTCATCTTCTGCGGGCTGCTCTTCCATGTTCTCCCAAAGAAGTACTGATGATTTCTATCAAAGAATGTCACTCGCAGCTGGTAAGTGGCATCTGGTTCAGCCTCTGAGGTCTCCTGTGAGAATTAAAGACCCCCAATTTGTGTAGTGGTGAAACAAAGACTCCACAAACAAGTTGGATATTTAATAAGTTCGATTGCACCAAAAAATGAATGAAGGCAACTGAGCACTTTTGGCATGCAAAAGGATGGGAAACACTGTTACAGGGGAAAAAGTGAATTATTTGTCAAAAGCATGTGTATTGAAAAAACTGGGGTTCTTTTGTGGAGCTGGACATGATTAATGGAATTTAAATTCAACCGAGAAATTTTATTTGAGTATGAAGTGGTGAGTTTGATCAGGGAATTGTCCTCGATTATTTTGTTACTAGGAAAATGCAACCTCAGTAAATGATCTTCGGCCATTGCCACGACCGTATTTATCCACTATAGTCAGAGATTGCACGTGTAGTTTATCTTCTTTTATATGATCATCTTTGTTTTTACCCCATCCCGATGGCAGCAACAGCTCTTCCAGTCGAACGAGCGATAGCAAGTGTTAGCAGTGAGTCTTCTCACCTTGGGTCGGTGCGCCGCCGTGAGCCGATTTATGGTGAGTTGAACGCCGCGGGACTGAGTGAGGTGGCTGTCCACAGCCTGGCGCACCATCTGCCCCGGCGGGGGAATCAAACGTCCCCTCTCAAACACGTCTCTCCAGGTGTCCGCCATCGATGAGAAGTCCTCTGTTTTTACCATACTTGTAGTAGCATGAACAACAGTGTGCCATGGGCTCTTCTACCGGTCGATCTTTTTAGGGGATCACACATTACATTACAGTACATCAACAAAACAGGGTTCCTGTCAACATCGGATACTTGAGGGGAACGTAGGATGAAAACGTCAATTATAAAGACTCGTGGTTGGTATTCAACGAAGAAAACAAGGGGGTCGCCATGTTAAAATGGGGTCGTACCATGTTGTACACGGGGGTCATTtaataaatcaaacgttgcaccaCGCGTATTTGTGATTACGACAGCAACGTATATACTAATGATTAAGAGTAAGACGTAGTTTGTGAAATATAGCGATCTATTTTATAGTAGAGTGTTACAAAGACCGAAATTTGGTGATGGGTGTGTATGCTTGTCACACCTTGTACTTGGAGTCGCCTATCACGTAGCGTCGGTTGCTATGGTAATAATTACGTTGTCATGCTGCGCTCCAACTCAAGTGGTCATGGCTAGGAACACCATTTTGGACAGATTTTGCAAATCTGTTTCACTTTagcttcattttttatttgttttatttgttgacttcttatatattcttttttttttctatgaataATCTTTACTTATATTAGTACTAATTGGTCCAGCCATGATATATACGGAGTCGTTGATTATGTGTGCTCATGTTGATGTTAATATGTGATGTTGATAAATCAGAACGAAAAAACATTTGATGATCAATATAATGACGAGACAGCGCAATGAGTCCTGGGATAGGTAAACCTGCAAGCGAAAATTCAAACAGGTCGTGGGTGGAGCCAACATAGAGCACTTCATGAGTCGGTTGACCCGTTCCGATGATATGTCCAACCGTCTGCCGTGTTGGGTGTGGCACATCTAACCATAAAAGAATCCTATCACATAGACTAGAGGTCACAGTAGAGATAGAGAGATAGTACAAAACATGACATGCCAGAAAACATTAACAGTAATCCAATCAAAACAAACGAACAggcttattttttttcactgtagcaGCTTTAGATGCACACCAGCAGTTGGAGTACAGAACCTCCGTCTGCCACCAAACATTCACACCCAGCAGTACACCAGTGTGAATGACACTGGAGTTAAAAAGGGCaaagtgtcttgcccaaggacacgaCGACATGACAAAAATGAAACAGTTGACCCTTTGATTATTGGACAACTCTTCTTTGTGAACCACGGCCGCCCAATTACATTAATTATGTTGCACAAATAATCCCTTCAAGGGTATATATAGGTAACCAAAAAATATCAATTTGTAATAATTTCATGAATGTTTATGCCTCCCAAAGAAAGTAGCACAAAACAATTTTCCGAATGTATATGACTGAAACACTGATGGTGAATATTGAAATATTcttaaccatccatccattatctcaattgcttatcctcacgagggtcgcgggcatactggagcctatcccagctgttttCAGgcggtaggcgggggacaccctgaactggttgccagccaatcgcagagcacacgtagacaaataaccattcacacacacaatcacacctacggaAAATTTGGAGAGGTCAATCGGCCTAGCATACATGATTTTGGAAAGTGGGAGGAAACAGAAGCAAAACTCTAGTATTAAATTTATTAAATTGAAAACGTGAAATATGCCATGGGATTTTCCATATATGTGACTGACTTTCATTTGTCGTCTTTTTGTTAAGTGATGTAAATCAATCCATCATTGCAAACCAATAATAATGACAACTAACACTAAAGCATATTGAATATTAAAGTTTGCATATTCAGGTCGCAAAATATGAATGGCCAAATATTTTACATCTGACTTGTGTAAAACTTTGCCACACACAACATGGCAACGAAAGCGACGTGCGAATTTGCGCTAAAGGCGTTATCGGATACCCGTTTGGTTCCTAGAAGACAATCGACAAACAAGCGCGCAAGAATGCGAGTTTTGGGAAACAAGACTTGTGCCGATAAGCAGCCAAATGTTTGAGCTTTTCAAAAAAAGCAGGCCTTACAAAATCAGAAGCCTCCACGATAACAGGAAGTATGGAGTTGCAGCGAGAAACGTTAAGGAACTGCTTAAAAAGGGTTGCAACATATTAGAGGTTCGTCGTTATCTTCGTGCTTCGTTTTAAACTGGTGTGAACTGCACCTCttattctttttattattatttttctccgAAACGAAATAAGGATGTGGCGATCGTTACGTACACAAtgcactccaaaaaaaaaaaatcgtaataATCTCTTGTGCAAAGTTTAAGAACATGAACAATACCCTTATGGATTAATTTGCAGTTTGCCCTTCATAAACAAGCGGATCCTCGTTTTCGAAATccgttaaaaaaaagttttactgaTGTCGAAAAATTATTAGTTTCATATCCCTAAAGAGTGGAATCATAAAACTTGTAAACATGAATTAATGTCACTTTTTGTGCGAAatatacaaacttcaagtttcgGAGGTAACGGAGCGTGCCTTGTGACGTAATCTTATTTCTACTGCCGCGCTAGTTCATTGCGTGCATTTTGTAACCATGCTCgctatgttctgttgttttacaGTTGCCACTTTCTGGTGCAAATCTTTGTTTGTACGAAGACGGCACAACAGTGACAGAAGAGTTTTTCGGAACTTTGCCTGACAATACAGAACTTGTTGTCCTCTGCAAAGATCAGACATGGAGCGGAGGTAAGTGAAAGTTGTCTTCTCCTGGCTGGCCCTTCACTCGACCTCCAATTCTGAACCATGATGTCAACACATCTTTCATCAGCGGTGTGTGACATTGCCCAGTTACTAAGCTCGGACCAGCACACCAAGGCCCTCGTCCGAGCGGCGAAAGGCCTCCTGACGGGAGAGAAATCTCCTAAGAGGCAGAAAATCCTGAGCGACCTTCTACTGACCCTCGAGGACAGATCAGAGCTGGAGAGCAGAGATGAGGATGAAGACTGGTTCAGGGGTAAGGATGGATGTTTTTCCCCCACTATTTTCCCATTCCAAGTGATCAATTCCAGAATTAAAATGAAGCCTAACTATCCTTAAAATAATCAATTCAAATTTTAATATTCTTCAAAAATTGTTTTCCACCCAGGCGTGGAGTCTCGCTTCAAGACCAAGTCTGCCTACTTGAAGTATAACTGTGAAAGCAGGATTAGAAGCTACATGAAAGAGGTGAAGCCATAAAAGCATGCAATGGTTCTCATTTGTACCACCGCACAATACGCGTTTCTTGTCTGTTAACAGTTGGATGAAGCCACCAAATCAGTGCAGAAAGCTAAAGTCCGAAAAGAGTGTTTGCAAGCGGCGGAGAGCATCTCGCAGATGCTCAAGTTGGACAAATACAATGGCTGCTACTTTGACCGCACTCAAAAGGAGACCCAGCGACTGTGTACCCGAGAGGGCTGGTTCACCTGCATGGTACTGAGCTGAGGGTTGTCATCTTTTGGAAAAGGAGCATTTCTGAGGCACTTCTTGTACACTTGCACCCCCAGGGCCCTTTTGACCAGGCCAAATGTGCGTCACTCCACTCCATCAACCCGTACAGCAGCAGGGAGAGCCGCATCCTGTTCAGCACTTGGAATCTGGACCACAGGTTGGACACTTGGGCTGCACTGACAATATATTCACAGCATTTCCACTGAGATCTGAAGAAATGTCAAGACAATATACTGTATGTAAATGAGGAAAATGCACAGGGAAAAACATTCACCTTTTGTTTATCCAGGATTGAAAAGAAGCGTACCATCATTCCAGATCTCCTGGAAGCGCTGCAGAATCATACAAGCGATGACGTCAATTTGACCTACTTCTACAGACTGCTTTTTACACGGGACAACCTGAAGCTGGTCCACATCGTGTGCCACAAGAAGGAAGCCCACAATGTGCCATGTGACCCAAACAAAATCTTTAAAAGAAAGCACCAGCGGAAAAAGATGCGCTTAAAATGAATTCatagcatttttgttttccaacaAAATGACCTTACTGTTTTAACCGCTTTGATCACCTACTACGCTTTTTCTCAAGGAATGACAAGACATCACTTTGCAGCCACCTTAACTGAAGCAGGGAAACATGAAACAGGGCAATTTGTCATTAGTCTTGGCACAGTAATGTTTACTGCATTAAATGTTTACAATGACTGCTGAGTTTGACAATCACTCAGCCTGGACGTTGCATAGTACAATGTGAAAAACATTCACCATGAATAAGGCATGGAGtaaaaaaagtataaatataCAAAACATGTAGATGTCCTGATCAATCTGCTCGAGACACTGTCTTCAACAGCTATGAAGCTCAGAGATGACTTGATCACAAGTTAACTTTTTTGAGTGACTTTTTGGAGGGTTAACAAACACCGTGTCATAAGATATACATGAAGAAATATGATTTGATATACAAAGATGTACAGTTAAAGCTGcctaaatataattaaaaacaatttcaaataatAAGTGCTCATTTTCAATAGATTCCTGGTGTGGTTGTTTGATATGATGCCTGGTTCACGTTGCATCATCCCGCATTACATTTTCAACAAGCTCAGTTTGGCTACCGGTGTGATGCAAAGgtgtcattttattgcttataaggACTTCAATCTGAACCGTAGCATGACAATTTCTTAAAAATAGCACCTTCAATATGTTATGACACcactttgaataaaatgcatttttatctTAGGTAACCTGAATGAGTAACATTTCAACATTCACACTGCGGTGTTGTGGACGTGTGGGTCGCTAGGTCATTGATTATAAAGTTGAATTGTGAGGGAATGAAGTTAAATATTCACAAATAACACCTTAGTGATCACCAATGATTGAGTTTGTTAAAACTGACAGCAATTACCCAAGTTGGCTTGTCTTGTGTCTTGAGGTCGCTTCACTCATCAACGTCCTCAACAATGCTAATAAATTGCTAGCAGATAGTACTGCGTTTTAAAGTGGGATGTTTCCTCAAATGTCATCTGCAGCACCAAAAAAACCCTCAAATTATCTTGATGCTTGTGACAATCAAGTTGACAAAATACATTTCTCTTGGCCGCTTTTGCTAAGTGCTTAAAAGTACATCAGAGGTGAGTGTCTTCACAAAGTGCTGCTGCCATCATCTTTGGGCATGCCTTCAAGGTGTGCCTCCTCATTACTTTCGTCACTGTCCTCCCGAGCAAAGTAATGCCGCCGTCTGCGCTGCTTCTGATGATGGGAAGAAGTCACTGGTGTTCTCTGAGGAAAGTCCTGCCGAGtgaaaaagacattttttgtgtgtaattTCGTCAAAAATATTATGAGAGGAAACCAATGGCTTACCTGTACAGCGTCCAGATTTCCAAAGAACTGCTCCACAGGAAGAATCTGGTTGCTGTCATCATCGGGGAACACGTTTTTGTCTGTTTCTTCCCAATCCATGCCCTCAGTAGCCTCAAGCCCACCCCGCACATCGTACCATGCGCAGTTGTCCAACACAAGAGCCGACCTGAGCGCATTCTCCTTTCCCTCCTGTTCGTCCGGCAGAGGAGATGCTGAGCATCGCCGCCTGCCCGCGAGCTGGAGGCACTCGCAGCTGATACGTGACAGTCTTTCAGCATCACCGCCTGCTGAGCTGCTCTCTGCTGCAGAGTGCGTCTTCTGACTCGTCACGCATTTCCTCCTTGTGGCAGAACCCTGTGAGCCACAGGAAAGACAAGGCTTTGAGTGCTGGTATGACTCTTATCCTTAACTTCAAAAGTCGTAGTTATTTTGAGATATTGTAAAACTCCTCCAACTGTTTTATTGAGGACTTTACACTGCACAGCCGACATGAGCCGCAGGTAAGAAGTACATGAAGTAGCAGAGTAAACCAACCTGTTGAGTGTATGTGGCCTCAGACATGTTCTTCCTCTTTCTGTGCTTTAAATCGTTGCGTTGACCAGGCATCTGCAATAAAAACATCCGCTTAGACTTGAAATAGTATCAGCTATTTATCTTCCAGCAATTGATTTATCATTCTAAAGCACTGTCTTGATTAAGACTTTAATCACTACGTGGGAATACTGTACGGCGTGACTTTTGCTCACGTGGCCAAAGTCATGTCAAGCTGGCTAAAATGTCCAAGGCAcagcttttcattggaaaaaaaatctcg is a window from the Syngnathus scovelli strain Florida chromosome 2, RoL_Ssco_1.2, whole genome shotgun sequence genome containing:
- the dffb gene encoding DNA fragmentation factor subunit beta isoform X2; amino-acid sequence: MLPLSGANLCLYEDGTTVTEEFFGTLPDNTELVVLCKDQTWSGAVCDIAQLLSSDQHTKALVRAAKGLLTGEKSPKRQKILSDLLLTLEDRSELESRDEDEDWFRGVESRFKTKSAYLKYNCESRIRSYMKELDEATKSVQKAKVRKECLQAAESISQMLKLDKYNGCYFDRTQKETQRLCTREGWFTCMGPFDQAKCASLHSINPYSSRESRILFSTWNLDHRIEKKRTIIPDLLEALQNHTSDDVNLTYFYRLLFTRDNLKLVHIVCHKKEAHNVPCDPNKIFKRKHQRKKMRLK
- the dffb gene encoding DNA fragmentation factor subunit beta isoform X1 — encoded protein: MFELFKKSRPYKIRSLHDNRKYGVAARNVKELLKKGCNILELPLSGANLCLYEDGTTVTEEFFGTLPDNTELVVLCKDQTWSGAVCDIAQLLSSDQHTKALVRAAKGLLTGEKSPKRQKILSDLLLTLEDRSELESRDEDEDWFRGVESRFKTKSAYLKYNCESRIRSYMKELDEATKSVQKAKVRKECLQAAESISQMLKLDKYNGCYFDRTQKETQRLCTREGWFTCMGPFDQAKCASLHSINPYSSRESRILFSTWNLDHRIEKKRTIIPDLLEALQNHTSDDVNLTYFYRLLFTRDNLKLVHIVCHKKEAHNVPCDPNKIFKRKHQRKKMRLK
- the c2h1orf174 gene encoding UPF0688 protein C1orf174 homolog; amino-acid sequence: MMHKMPGQRNDLKHRKRKNMSEATYTQQGSATRRKCVTSQKTHSAAESSSAGGDAERLSRISCECLQLAGRRRCSASPLPDEQEGKENALRSALVLDNCAWYDVRGGLEATEGMDWEETDKNVFPDDDSNQILPVEQFFGNLDAVQDFPQRTPVTSSHHQKQRRRRHYFAREDSDESNEEAHLEGMPKDDGSSTL